A stretch of the Lolium perenne isolate Kyuss_39 chromosome 3, Kyuss_2.0, whole genome shotgun sequence genome encodes the following:
- the LOC127341341 gene encoding uncharacterized protein has protein sequence MATKELSIKLVIDTKTDKLCFAEAGSDVVEFLSCLLSLPLGTVASLLTKESMVGSIGNVLGSMEQLDANYKSNVLRLSPAVAPATLSRLQQLLGSHLSNTNVFTCECPNNFPGPTFYFDNCNNRRASCGYFSATKGTACLVCQKPMDKPMTMAPDAATNGPKVVAASPTTYAVKDDLSVTPASNLLSGITLLSQCGVMNISALEEKTVKIGKEEALAILAASLKSKTVLTDVFLPKKNSRCKREPAEEVI, from the exons ATGGCGACCAAGGAGCTATCGATCAAGCTTGTGATCGACACAAAGACAGATAAACTCTGCTTCGCTGAGGCTGGCAGCGACGTCGTGGAGTTCCTCTCCTGCCTCCTCTCCCTGCCGCTGGGCACCGTCGCCAGCCTTCTAACGAAGGAGAGCATGGTCGGCAGCATCGGCAACGTGCTTGGGAGCatggagcagctggacgcgaacTACAAGAGCAATGTGCTGCGTCTGAGTCCCGCCGTCGCCCCCGCCACACTCTCCCGCCTGCAGCAGCTGCTGGGCTCCCACCTCAGCAACACCAACGTCTTCACATGTGAATGTCCGAATAACTTCCCAGGCCCGACTTTTTATTTTGATAATTGCAACAATCGACGCGCCAGCTGCGGATACTTCTCGGCCACCAAAGGCACAGCCTGCCTCGTCTGCCAAAAACCAATGGACAAGCCTATGACAATGGCCCCCGACGCCGCAACCAACGGTCCCAAGGTGGTTGCGGCGTCGCCCACGACATACGCTGTCAAGGACGACCTCTCGGTGACTCCGGCGTCTAACCTGCTATCCGGCATCACTCTGCTCTCGCAGTGCGGCGTCATGAACATCAGCGCGCTGGAGGAGAAGACTGTCAAGATCGGCAAGGAAGAG GCGTTGGCGATACTCGCTGCTTCCCTCAAGTCCAAGACTGTCCTGACGGATGTTTTCCTGCCAAAAAAGAATTCTCGCTGCAAGagggaacctgctgaagaagtcATTTAG